TTGGTGTAATACATTGATGATAGGTCTAATCTAGTGTTTAGAAGGTACGCCTACTGCGCGACGGCTGCAACCTGCAACACTGTCACCCGCACCGTGCAAAACACTCGGTTGTTTTACTCAACAGTTTTGGCTCTGTGAACATGCTGGTCCTCAACATTCATCCCTCGACATTCAGAAAGGGTGAGATAAAAGAACTTCAGAGAGTCAAATACTGCGCACCCATGAAAATAATAGTTGAAAAGGTAACTCGTCAGGATGTAAGCAAAATCTGAATTAAACATCAAACATGTAGGGTGAAAATGGAGTGGAACCGGTTAGAAATGGCATATGCTACACATTTCTCAGCTGCAGGACTAAAGAATCAAGGTGTGAGACAGTTGCTCCCTTCAAGATTGGGCTGTCCTTTGTGTACTGAGTTTGTTCACTAAATTTTAACCGGTAATCTGAATCACAACATTTTTAAACATTGATACGCAGGAGTGTTGCATATGAATATATTTTCAGAAGAGAGAAAATTCGGTTTTAAACCCTGCTGACCAACAAGAACATATATATACTTCCTCCGATTCATATTAATTGATGCTGCTAGTGAAGTTTGTACTAAATTTGTcctcctccgtcccaaaataagtcttttaagagcaacttcaacgggcgacctatttcgtccgctggcgtccgtttgggtcggcgcggacacaaaagtcggcccaacgcaccgacccaaacggacgcgcgtccgcttggcgtccgcctgccgacccattcccggACTATTTTTGAGCCaaatttgcgtcggcgcggacacgagacggatGCGCGCGCGCGCCTTCTTCTGCCTCCGGGCCTGTTGGTCGATGGCAGCCTCCATCATTTCCCACCATCTCCCCCCAAAAAAAGCCTcccgcgcgcgctcccccctcCCCCGTCATGGAcgacgacctcgacgccgccgccggcctcgcctccctcgcctcgttcAGCATGTCGACCGCCCCCTCCGGCAAAGGCAAGCCTCGCCCCCCCGCAAGAACGACTCCGCGTCCAAGCCGAAGAAGACGCTGACGCCCGCACAGCGGGCAAGGGAGTCtgccaagaggaagggccggaggcacgcgacggacctcgacgccgccgcgcagcaggaggtcAGAAACGCCCGTgtcgcggcggcaacgagggaggcactCTACATGCTAGGGTTAAAACCTAGCCAGCATGGCCTCGTCaacgccgccgtggccgcggccagcaccggctcatcCGCGTTCCCTCGGATGGTGCTGCACGACTCGCCCCACGCGTCGGCTTGCACCCCGAtgcccggcttccacgtctacccgcaggcctcctGCCTCTCCGAGGAGTGCTTGCCCGAGGTGAGCGTGGTGGCGCCTTCCACGCAAGCGCCCGCGCACATCGACCTCGACGCCACACCGGTGGCCGGTGGCTCGTCATCCGGAGGCGCGAGGAAATGCACGCGGCAGATGCCAGCCGACGAGCTACCGGGCACACGCAACCTGTTCGATGGAATGCCGGCCTCCGGCGACGACGACTACATGCAGAACATGGTCTTCGAGGGTGGTGCACCGGccgctggctacgatcccgacgagacacaaagccaggtgatacgtctccaacgtatctataatttttgattgctccatgctatattatctactgttttggacattattgggctttattattcacttttatattatttttgggactaacctattaaccggaggcccaacccagaattgctgttttttgcctatttcagagtttcgcagaaaaggaatatcaaacagagtccaaacggaatgaaaccttcgggaacgtgattttcagaacgaacaagatccaggagacttggacccgacgtcaagaaataaaggaggaggccacgaggtaggggggcgcgcctaccccccagggcgtgccctccaccctcgtgggccccctgttgctccaccgacgtactccttcctcgtatatatacctacgtacccccaaacgatcagatacggagccgaaaacctaattccaccgccgaaaccttctgtacccacgagatcccatcttggggcctgttccggagctccgccggagggggcatcaatcacggagggcttctacatcatcacaaTAGCCCCTcccatgaagtgtgagtagtttacctcagaccttcgggtcgatagttattagctagatggcttcttctctctttttggatctcaatacaatgttctccccctctctcatggagatctattcgatgtaaccttcttttacgctgtgtttgttgagaccgaatgaattgtgggtttatgatcacgattatctatgaacaatatttcaatcttctctgaattcttttatgtatgattggttatctttgcaagtctcttcgaattatcagtttggtttggccgactagattgatctttcttgcaatgggagaagtgcttagctttgggttcaatcttgcgttgtcctttcccagtgacagtaggggcagcaaggcacgtattgtattgttgccatcgaggataacaagatggtttttttatcatattgcatgaatttatccctctacatcatgtcatcttgcttaaggcgttactctgtttttatgaacttaatactctagatgcatgctggatagtggtcgatgagtggagtaatagtggtagatgcaggcaggagtcggtctacttgtctcggacgtgatgcctatatacatgatcatacctagatattctcataactatgctcaattctgtcaattgctcaacagtaatttgttcacccaccgtaaaatacttatgctctcgagagaagccactagtgaaacctatggcccccgggtctatcttcatcatattagtcttccaatacttagttatttcctttgcttttttactttgcttttattttactttgcatctttatcacaaaaataccaaaaatattatcctatcagatctcactctcgtaagtgatcgtgtagggattaacaaccccttatcgtgttggttgcgaggatttatttgttttgtgtaggtgcgagggactcgcgcgtagcctcctactggattgataccttggttctcaaaaactgagggaaataattacgctactttgctgcatcaccctttcctcttcaagggaaaaccaatgcagtgctcaagtggtagcaagaaggatttctggcgccgttgctggggaggtctacgcaaaagtcaacataccaagtacccatcacaaacccttatctcccgcattacattatttgccatttgcctctcgttttcctctcccccacttcacccttgccgttttattcgccctttttccattcgtcttttcgtttgccttgatgtcttacttggctcgtttggttgaaatagttgagtatttatttctaaacagagaagctaatatctatggatcctcatccacttgccaatctttttaatagatccaattatgatgaaccatttcctagtgatttggatgcactagattatctttataaggtttttcttgaaatccgtgaatctgaaaattgtgatgaagtgctttatgaagtgattcacgatagatctttgaataaaaagcatgattgcaatgattttattataaattctattgatgtaaagtatgctaataatatgcaaaaccctaagcttggggatgctagttttgctatgtccactacctgttgcaataatcatgattggggagattcttcttatgatcttgaaagtttatttaagccccatgatgaatataagattgataatagtgtttgcaataatattgaaagtgggtttggaagagtgtcaactttagatcccacatatttggataatattcaatcttacgatttttttgataaaagtgggtttggagaaatcatgactttagttaatgataatcccactattttggaagattgtcaacttcgcatgcatgtggatcatgttgagaatatgttatgtgatagctatattattgaattttcttatgatcctacatgtaattattatgagagaggaaaatatggttatagaaattttcatgttactaaattacctctcgctacactagtacaaaacagggctttcgtcacagggcaatattcacattagtcccggttcagtcacgaaccgggactaatgtgagcattggtcccggttcgtgcggctaaggcattagtcccggttcacctgggccctttagtcccgattggtgccacgaaccgggactaaagggtgcaatgcccattagtaccggttggtggcaccaaccgggactaaagggtcctttagtcccggttggtgccaccaaccggtactaatgggctttgaggcattagtaccggttcatggcacgaaccggtactaaagggcccatcaaactctaccccccctgtggaccgccttttcagttttagaaaaaacaaaagaaaatgatggaaatatcaaaaaaataaaataaaataagtttcccatgtgatatgtggtctagttgttgggaaaattaacaaatatgaatttcgactttatttgcaaaatctctctggaatttcttaaaatgggcataacttttgcatacgaactcggatgaaaaagttttttatatgaaaaatcatctactcgaaaagttacatccgaatttaactggggaaccccgttaaacattttcaaaatcctcaaaaacctaacagaaaaagatacagggcttttaagacctggagaggcaaaaaaattcaaaaaaattcaaactgtggtcaaactgtggtcaaacaatggtcaaactaattattctagaatattagtgttactaaataattattttagtttttttgaatttgtgtcaaatctggtcaaactgtggtcaaacaatggtcaaactaattattccagaaatattagtgttactaaataattattgttttttaaaacaatagtttcaaactcaaacagtgaaatgtgtcaattcatgctcaagctaaattcctgagggttaatagaattgacatcttactattgtcaggaaaacaacaagtgcagacttggaaacgaaggagaatagaacccgaaagttaagcgtgctcaggctggagtagtgagaggatgggtgaccgtccgggaagttagatgatttggaatgatgaggggtgattagagattagaggataaattgagcagtgatgaggggtggtgattagagattagaggttaaaataattcagaaatttgaaaataaaaaaaaaataaaaaaaattcgcaaatttttttttcaaaaaaaatatcattagtaacaccaaccgggactaaaggtggagctccaggctgcgtccacgtggacggcctttagtcccggttcgtgtaagaaccgggactaaaggggggaggcattagtaacgaccctttagtcccggttcaaaaaccgggactaaaggcccttaccaaccgggacaaaagcccccttttctactagtgctatgttgagattgctattgttcctttccgcttccttgcatatgctagtttttcttgctatgataatttgttttttctataagatgcctatgcataggaagtatgttagacttagatgtgtttgtcacgtgttttatgatgctctctttgtgcttcaattcttgtctttcatgtgagcatcattaaaattatcaatgcctagctaaaaggctttaaagaaaagcgcttgttgggagacagcccaatatttttcctttatgtttttcaataaatatttgttatagcctttggttagatgtgtttttatgttttaattagtgtttgtgccaagttaaacctataggatcttcttggatgatagttatttgatcttgctgtaatttccagaaactttctgttcacgaaaataattgttaaaaaatcaccagaacgtgctaaaatactgattccaattgctgctgatcaataaacaaattggctaggtcgtcctattttggctgattttttggagttccagaagtttgcgttagttacagattactacagactgttctgtttttgacagattctgtttttcgtgtgttgtttgcttattttgatgaatctatggctagtaaaagagtttataaaccatagagaagttggaatacagtaggtttaacaccaatataaataaagaatgagttcattacagtaccttgaagtggtcttttgttttctttcgctaacggagctcacgacattttctgctgagttttgtgttgtgaagttttcaagttttgggtgaaagatttgatggattatggaacaaggagtggcaagagtctaagcttggggatgcccatggcacccccaagataatctaaggacaccaaaaagccaaagcttggggatgccccggaaggcatcccgtctttcgtctacttccatcggtaactttacttggagctatatttttattcaccacatgatatgtgttttgcttggagcgtcttgtatgaattgagtctttgctttttattttaccacaatcatccttgctgtacacaccttttgagagagccatatatgatttggaatttgttagaatactctatgtgcttcgcttatatcttttgagttatatagtttttgctctagtgcttcacttatatcttttagagcacggtggtggatttgttttatagaaaatattgatctctcatgcttcacttagattattttgagagtcttaaatagcatggtaatttgcttgaataatcctaatatgcttggtattcaagattagtaaaaactttcttatgagtgtgttgaatactaagaaaagtttgatgcttgataattgttttgagatataaagatggtgatattagagtcatgctagttgagtagttgtgactttgagagatacttgtgttaaagtttgtgattcccgtagcatgcacgtatggtgaaccgttatgtgatgaagtcagagcataatttatttattgattgtcttccttatgagtggcggttggggacgagcgatggtcttttcctaccaatctatccccctaggagcatgcgcgtaacactttgctttgataacttgtagatttttgcaataagtatatgagttctttatgactaatgttgagtccatggattatacgcactcttcttccttccaccattgctagcctctctaataccgcgcacttttcgccggtatcatacacccaccataaaccttcctcaaaacagccaccatacctacctatcatggcatttccatagccattccgagatatattgccatgcaactttccaccgttccgtttattatgacacgctccatcattgtcatattgctttgcatgatcatgtagttgacatcgtatttgtggcaaagccaccgttcataattcttccatacatgtcactcttgattcattgcatatcccggtacaccgccggcggcattcatatagagtcatattttgttccaagtattgagttgtaattgttgagttgtaagaaaataaaagtgtgatgatcttcatttttagagcattgtcccaagtgaggaaaaggatgatggagactatgattcccccacaagtcgggatgagactccggacgaaaaaaaagaggccataaaaaaggggaaaggcccaaataaaaaaatgagagaaaaagagagaagggacaatgttactatccttttaccacacttgtgcttcaaagtagtaccatgatcttcatgatagagagtctctcattttgtcacgttcatatactagtgggaatttttcattatagaacttggcttgtatattacaatgatgggcttcctcaaaatgccctaggtcttcgtgagcaagcgagttggatgcacacccacttagtttcttttgttgagctttcatatactcatagctctagtgcatccattgcatggcaatccctactcactcacattgatatctattgatgggcatctccatagcccgttgatatgcctagttgatgtgagactatcttctcctttttgtcttctccacaaccaccattctattccacatatagtgctatgtccatggctcacgctcatgtattgcgtgaagattgaaaaagtttgagaatgtcaaaagtatgaaacaattgcttggcttgtcatcggggttgtgcatgatttaaatactttgtgtggtgaagatagagcatagccagactatatgattttgtagggataactttctttggccatgttattttgagaagacataattgctttgttagtatgcttgcagtattattatttttatgtcaatattaaacttttgtctcgaatctttcggatctgaatattcataccacaattaagaagaattacattgaaattatgccaagtagcactccgcataaaaaattctgtttttatcatttacctactcgaggacgagcaggaattaagcttggggatgcttgatacgtctccaacgtatctataatttttgattgctccatgctatattatctactgttttggacattattgggctttattattcccttttatattatttttgggactaacctattaaccggag
This window of the Triticum aestivum cultivar Chinese Spring chromosome 5D, IWGSC CS RefSeq v2.1, whole genome shotgun sequence genome carries:
- the LOC123125925 gene encoding uncharacterized protein — protein: MPGFHVYPQASCLSEECLPEVSVVAPSTQAPAHIDLDATPVAGGSSSGGARKCTRQMPADELPGTRNLFDGMPASGDDDYMQNMVFEGGAPAAGYDPDETQSQDGRGAFTPSTFDQDQAVFMRDHVGLDLDGFPLDHEFPEDYGQEEEDECDIEGEPLFEDELANQATGAKPKRKSKRTKAYTAAEDKL